In Longimicrobiales bacterium, the genomic window CAGCGCAGCGCGTCGGCGGAGAACTATGCGATGTCGCTCGACTACCGCCGCTATCTGCGCACGTCGCTCTACTCGGCGTATGCGTTCCGGATGTACGGCTTCTTCAGCGACGGCGCGATCCCCGGACGTGCAGTTCTCGGCGGGACCCACCAGCTGCGCGGCTATCCGCGCTACTCACTCGCCGGCTCGCGCGTCGTGCTCGTCAATCAGGAATGGCGCTTTCCGATCCTGCACTCGCTCGCGTTCACGTTCCCGATCGGCACGCTTCGGCTGCCGGGCATACAGGGCGCGTTCTTCGCCGACGCCGGTACCAGCTGGCTCGAGGAACAGGAGCCGACCGGACTGTGGGGCAGCTACGGCACCGCGTTCCGCATGTCGCTCGGCGCTCCGCTCGTTCTCAGGCTGGACATCGGGCGCCGGTTCAAGAGCGGCGAGCTGCCGCCGGTTACGTTCGACGGCCGCGACTTCGATGACACGTTCATCGGCTTCTTCTTCGGGTTCAACTTCTAATGCACCGAAACCGCCCAATGCAGTTCAACCGTCGCGTTGACCGCGCATCCCGTCGCGTCTACCTTCCGCTGCTTGTCGCGGCGCTGGCGGGCTGCGCCGCCGGCCAGGGCGCGGTCGCGGCGCCGGATCCCCAGGAAGAGGCGCGGCTGGAGGCGGCGACCGCCCCTGCGCAGCGTGCGCAGATTACGTTCGACTGGAACCTGACGGATCGCGACGCCCGCTTCAGCGGACGTGGTGTGCTGCGCCTCGACAGTGGCCGGCGTGCGCGCGTGGATCTGTTCGGCCCGCGCGGCGAGACGCTCGCGGCCGCGATCGTGGAGGATGGATCGATGCGCGTAGTCCCCGAGGCAGCGGAGGCCATGCTGCCGCCGCCGGCCATGCTCTGGGCTTCGCTCGGCGTGTTCCGCCGCCCCGTCGATGCGCCGCTCACGGGAACGCGCCGATCCGAAGACGGTACATCGCTCGAGTATGCGCGCGATCGGACGCAATGGCGCTTCCGGTTCGAGAACGACCGGCTGCGTTCCACTGAATGGACCGACGGGTCGGGCCGCCGGACCGTCGAGCTGACCGGAATGGCCGACGGATTTCCCGGTCAGGCCGTGTTCCGTGACTGGACAGAGTTCCGCGAGCTCACGCTGCGGGTCACCGACGTAGAGGAAAGAGCGGCTTTCGAGCCTGATGTCTGGATACTTCCGGGTGAGCGCTAGACTCCCCGCCATACTCGCGCTGAGCCTGCTGTGCGGCGCGTGCAACTACGGGCTGCAGGGCGGCGGCGGATTTCCAGCGGAGATCCGCACCGTCTACATTGCGCCGCTCGGTAATCAGACCATGCAGTTCGATCTCGGCGACGAGATCTTCAGCGCCATGCGTGAGCAGCTGCCGCGCGCGCTCGGCCTGAGCCTCGCCGGCGAGCGGAGCGCGGATGCAGTGGTGCGCGGCACGGTCACACGCTACGAGGATGCGGCGCAGAACTATCGCCCGGGTCAGCCCGGCAGCGTCGACGTACTGCAGCACCAGGTCCAGATCACGGTATCGATCCAGATCATCGACGTAAAGAACAGCGAGATCATCTACGAACAGACGGCCGTGAGCGGCCGCGGCGTGTACCGCCCGGACACGCAATCCGCCGACATCGCCCGCAACGAGGCGATCGAGGTTCTCATCCAGCAGATCGTTAATGGTGCACAGTCGCAGTGGTAGGCGGTGGACCGGCCGGCTGGCCGGTCTGCTTGCCCTGGGTCTGCTCCTCGGGTCGAGCGCCGCGGATGGCGGCATCCGGACGGAGCATTTCTTCCTCACGATCATCGCCATCCTCATCGGGGCGAAGCTGCTTGGCGAGCTCGCCGAGCGCATCGGCCAGCCCGCAGTGCTGGGGGAGCTCATCGCCGGTGTCCTCATCGGGCCCTCCGTCCTGGCGCTGCTGCCGACGGCCGGCCCGATCAGCGAGGTCGTGCACCTGCTTGCCGAGATCGGCGTAGCGGTCCTGCTGTTCGAGATCGGACTCGAGACCGACCTGAAGGAGATGTTCCGCGTCGGTGGTTCGGCCACGATGGTCGCCCTGGTCGGCGTA contains:
- the lptE gene encoding LPS assembly lipoprotein LptE — its product is MSARLPAILALSLLCGACNYGLQGGGGFPAEIRTVYIAPLGNQTMQFDLGDEIFSAMREQLPRALGLSLAGERSADAVVRGTVTRYEDAAQNYRPGQPGSVDVLQHQVQITVSIQIIDVKNSEIIYEQTAVSGRGVYRPDTQSADIARNEAIEVLIQQIVNGAQSQW